Within the Mycobacterium gordonae genome, the region TCGTAGGCATCCGCACCGACGTCGAACGCGTCCGGGACGTCGCTGCGAGCAAGACCTGCTTTATCCATGATCACCGCCGTACACGTTGATACTCCCAGACCAGCAGCACCCCGGTGACCAGGGCGAAGCCGAACAGGAAGTCCTCGATGGGGATATCGAAGGGAAAGCGCAGGCCGCTGGTCTGGCGCTCGTCGTAAATGACCACCGGGGCGCTGAGCTTGGTCAGCCAGCCATCGACCGGAACCTGGAAGCCGAGCACGATCACCATCGACAGCCAGTAGGCGAGCTTGCGGAACAAGCCGGTGCGCAGCACCGTGAACTCGACCGCACAGACGGCCAGCACCGACACCACGGCCGGAACGGTGTAACCCAGTCCGGTCATCGGCGTCTGCTCCAGTCCAGGATGGTGCTCACCGCGCTGTAAGTGAGCAGGCCGCACACGGGTATCACCAGGAAGAACAGCACCTCCTCGATGGGTATGCGCGGTGGCAACTCGATGCCGGTGATGTATTTGCCGTTGTACCACCATATTCCGGCGGCGATCGCAATGGCGTCCCACACCAGGAAAATCACCGCGAACGGCACCACCGCACGCACCAGGCGTCCCGGTTGCCGGTACACCCCCTTGCCGAACACTTCCAGCGGCAACGTGATCAGCAGGCACAGTCCCAGCACGATCAGATACTGCCAGTGGTCGCTCATGCGGCGCCGGGCCTTCGGCCGTCGGGTAGTGATCGGCGGATCCGCCAGGACTGGAACAGGGCGCCGCCGGCGACCTGAAGACGGCGGGCTTTGCCGACGGTGGCGCGGTGGCTGAAGACCGCGAAGTCGCTGTACTCGATGCGGTCCAGAATTTCCGAGTAGAGTGTCAAAGCTGTTGTCACACAAGGGCGGGAACGCGGTGCCAGCAGCTCAATCCCTTGCGCGGCGAACCGATAGATCTCGCGGGTGATTTTGTGCTGCTCGGCCAGCGCGTCGCGAACCCGGGCGTCGGTCTGGCGATGCATGTGACACCACAGCATCAACTCGCGGTCCACGCCGTGGGCGGCGAGTTCGTCGGCCGGCAGATAGATCCGGTCGCGCAGCAGGTCTTCGTCGACGTCACGCAGGAAGTTGGTGAGCTGGAAGGCGCGGCCCAGCGCTTCGGCGTAGGGTGCCGCCTCGTCGGTGCCGCCGACCGTTCCGAGCACTGGGAGCACTTGCAGGCCAATGACTTCCGCTGAACCACGCATGTAGCGGTTGAGTGCGTCGCGGTCCGGATACCTGGTGACCGTGAGGTCCATGCGCATGGAATCGAGGAAGTCCACGAACAACTCAGTGGGGATCTGGTAGCGGGCCACGGTGTCGTCGACCGCGGCCAGCACCGGCTCGTCTCGCTGATTGCCGCCGGCGAAGAAGCGGTCGGAGAGCACTTGCAGCCGGTCGGCTCGTGCCTGGGAGTCCAGGTGCGGATTGAACTCGTCGAGAATGTCGTCGGCGACGCGCGCGAATGCGTAGAGGGCGTGAATCGCCGGACGCTGGTCGGGTGCGAGCAGCCGGGTCGCCAGAAAGTAGGTACGGCCGTTGGCGGCCGCGATCTTTCGGCAGTCGCGATAGGCCGCACGCAGGTCGGGATCGTCGATGCCGGCTGCGTCGAGTTCGGCGCGGATCACGGCAGCGGGGCTTTCAGGTCGATGCGCTGTGTCGTGGACCGCTCGGGCACACCGGTGACGCGGTCGGCGGCCAGCCGCCCGGAGATCAAGGTGGTCGGCACTCCCACCCCTGGTGTCGTCGACGATCCGGCGAGCACCGCATTGTCGATGCCACGGATCAGGTTCGCCGGCCGGAACGGTCCGGTCTGGCCGAAGGTGTGTGCGAGGGCGAACGGCGAGCCCGCCGCCATACCCGCGCGGGCCCAGTCAGCGGGGGTGTCCACGTGCAGCACCTCCGCGCCGTCGCGCAGGCCGGGTAACAGGCGTTGTTCCACCGCCTCGAGCATGGTCTGGGTGTACGGCTCCGCGGTGTTCGACCAGTCGATGCGACCGCGGTCCAGGTTGGGCGCGGGCGCCAGGACGTAGAGCAGGTCATGTCCCGCCGGAGCCAGACCGGCGTCGCTGGCGGTGGGCCGGGTCACCAACAGCGACGGATCCCGCATCAGTTCGCCGTCGCGGATGATGTCGGTGAACGTCTGGTCCCACGCGTCCCCGAAAAGAATGGTGTGGTGGGCCGGGGGTGGCTCGATGGCAGGGCAACCGACGTGCATCACCACGGCCGACGGGGCGGCGCGCAACTTCAACGGGCGCCGGGGGCGGCGGCCCAGCAATTCGTAGGTCAGCGGTAGCTCGGTGGTCAGAACCACTGCGTCGCACGCGATGCGGTCGCCCCCGGCGGTGACCACCGCATTGACCCGGTCACCGGAGCGCTCCAGCGAGGTGACCGTCGATCCGTACCGGAATTGCACCCCGGCGTCCGCAGCGGCGGCGGCGAGAGCGTCAGGCAGAGCCCGCACACCGCCGCGGGGGAAGAAGACGCCGGCCACCGTGTCCATATAGGCGATCACGGCGTAGACGGCGAGCGCGTCCTGCGGCGCCACTCCGGCGTAGAGGGCCTGGAAGGTGAATACCCGCCGCAGCCTGGGATCGGCGATGTACCGCTTGACCATCGTCTCCCAGCGGCGGAACCCGCCGAGGCCGGCCAGCCGAGCCAGCTGTGGGGTGAGCATGGACAGCGGCGAATCGAAGTTGGCGGCGATGAAGCCGTCGAACTCTGTGCGGTAGAGGCGGTCCAGCCAGTCCCGCAGCGCCCGGTAACCGGCGGCTTCCTGGGGTCCGGCGAACTCCCGCACCGACGCAGCCATCCGCTCGGCGTCGGTGTGGACGTCGATGGCGGCGCCGTCGGCGAACATCGCGCGGTAGGCGGGGTCCAGCGGCAAGAGGTCGAGCCGCTGCGACAGGGAGTCGCCGACGGCGGCAAAGGCCTCGTCGATGAGGTCGGGCATGGTGAGCACCGTCGGCCCGGTGTCGATCAGGTAGCCGCCGATGTCGCGGCGTCCGGCCCGGCCGCCTGGCCACCGCTCACGCTCGACCACCGTGACTTCTCGCCCCCGACCGGCCAAGTGCAGTGCCGCCGCAAGTCCGGCGAAACCGGCACCTACGACGACGACCCGGTCGGTCCGGCCTCGAACCGTACGCATCAGTTCCCCTCCCGTACTCTCACGCGGCACGCCTGGTGCACACCCCGGCCATGCCGGCCAGCGCGCCCTTGATCGGTCCGTCGATTCCACTGCTATCTAACGCTTGCTGGGCGATCTGCACCCGATCGGTGATGAGTCCCTCGATCCGCTGGACTGCTCCGGTGGCAAGAATCAAGCCGCGCCAATGCTCGAGATCGGCATCAGTGAGATGCGCGCGCTCGATCAGCTCGGCGAACTGCCGTCGGGTCGAGGTGTCGGCGAGCTCGAACGCAGCGACCATGAGGCTGGTGGCCTTGCGCTCGAGCAGGTCACCGCCGTTGGGTTTGCCGGTGGTGCTCGGCGATCCGAAAATCCCCAGGATGTCGTCGCGCAGTTGGAAGGCTTCGCCGACCGCGCTGCCGTATTCGCCCAGCCGAGCCAGCGTGTGTTCACTGCAACCGGCCATGGCGGCGCCGATCTCCAGTGGCCGGCGCACCGTGTAATTGCCGGACTTGAGCCGGGCGACGTTGAGCACCGCTTCCAGTGTGGGCGGTTTGCGAATATCCAGGGTCAGATCGGCGAATTGGCCGACGGCCAGCTCGGTGCGCATGGCGTCGTAGCGCGGCCAGGCCCGCTGCAGCTGACCGCGGCTCAGGCCGCAGTCACGCAACATCTGCTCGGCCCAGATCAGGCACAGGTCACCGAGCAGCACGGCAGCCGATTCTCCGAACCGGCGCGACGAGCCGGACAACCCACGCTGGTGGTGCCACTGTTCGAACTGGATGTGCGCGGCCGGCAAACCTCGCCGCGACGGCGAATCGTCCATCACGTCGTCCTGCAGCAGTGCGAATGCGTGCAGTAATTCTAAGCTGGCTGTCGCCGACAGGGCAGCGTCGTTGGGTGGCGCACCGGACAGCCAGCCCAGGTACATGAAGGCTGACCGAAGGCACTTGCCGCCTTTGACGAACTCCATCAGCACCTGGCCGGCAGCGTCGACCCCGCAGTCGCCCAATGTGTCGGCACAACGGGCTGCGACGAACTCCTCGACCTCGGCCAGCACGGCGTGTCGCAGATTCGCCCGCCAATCGTCGAACTGGTCGACCGACGACAGGGCGGCTGCTCCTTTACGTGTGACTTCGGCAAGAGCCACGCGCGGGAATTCACGGACGTCTCCCACGGCGACTCCCTCGAAAGTCTCATCACCCGCTGATACCGGACGGCTCAGATTCACGCGTTGGTACCCCCTCGACGAGAAGCCAAACCACGTTCGGGTGGCGGTGGCCCGGGACGGAAAAATTATCTTCACTTATTTAAACGTTAAAATACTGAATGATCCTGTAGTTCGCCACTCGTGCCGGTCGGCCGCTGACTATTGAGCACACGTAGTAGAGCTGGATTCGGTTCAAGCGGGTTTCTCCTCACTCGGAACGGGAATCCGCCGCCGGTGAAAGTTTCCGATCTCGTCGTGCACCTGGCCTGGGGGTTCCAGCCCACCCGCAACGCGCGCTATCTGTATGAGGTCGGTGTGCGCGGAACCTCCGCGGTGCTGGGCGCGTCGCACAGCGCGGGTGTGTCCCACCTGGTCCACATGTCCTCACTCGGGACCTATGCGCCGGGCCGGTTCGGGCAGCAGGTGGACGAGTCGTGGTCGACGGCGGGCCTGAGCACCTCGAGCTACAGCAGGGCCAAGGCCGCCGCGGAGAAACTGCTGGACGATTACGAAGCCAGGCACGCCGACGGTGTCGGCATCACGCGAATGCGCCCGGGTTTGATAGTGCAGCGCAACGCCGCCGCGGGTCTGCAGCGCTACACACTGCCCGCCTACATCGACCCCGCGTGGCTGCGCTGGTTGCCGGTGCTGCCGCTGGACCGGTCGCTGGTCATGTCGATGATCCACACGGACGACGTGGCGGACGCGTGCGTGCGGGCGATCGAGCGGGGGGCGTTGGGGGCCTTCAACCTCGCCGCCGAGCCGCCGTTGACCCGTGATGACATCGCTCGTACGTTGGGCGCCAAACCCTTTCACGTGCCCGCCCGCCTGCTCGGACCGCTGGTGCAGGCGTCGTGGCTGGCCCGCCTACAGCCGATCGACCGCGGCTGGTTCGACATGGCGTTCTCCGCGCCGCTGCTGAACACCGGCCGGGCACGTCAGGAACTGGGTTGGTCACCGCGGTGGTCGTCGACGGACGCCTTTGCCGACCTGGTAGACGGATTGCTGCACGGCAAGGGGATGCCGAGCCCGGTTCTGTGGCCACGGTCGCTGCGCACCGCGCTGATGCGCGACGTGTCGCACGGGCCCGTCACGACCCGGAAGGTGCCCTAGTCGGTCAGGCGCTGTGTCCGAGCAGGTGCCGCAGTGCGGAATCGAGGTCGGGGTGGCGGAACGGGTGGCCGGCGCCGTCCAGCCGGGCCGGGCTGACTCGCTGGTTCGCCAGCGCCAGTTCGCGCGCCCCCTGCGCACCCAGCAGCACCCGTGGGCCCAGCGCCGGGACCGGCAGCACCGCAGGCCGGTGCAGCACATGCGCAAGGATCCGGGTGTACTCGGAATTCCGAACGGGTTGTGGCGCAACGGCATTGACGGGTCCGGACAGTTCGGTGTCCCACCACGCGCGGTGATAGACGTCGATCAGATCGTCGATCCCGATCCAGGAGAACCACTGGTGGCCGTCACCGAGTCGGCCGCCCAGCCCGGCGCTAAACAGCGGTCGCATCAGCTGCAGCGTGCCGCCGGCGGGGGACTGGACGATCCCGGTGCGCACCTTGACCACCCGGGCTCCGGCCTGCTCTGCCGGCGCGGAGGCGTCCTCCCACTCGGTCACGACGTCGGCGAGAAATCCGTCGCCGCGCTCGCTGTCTTCGGTGAGGGATTCGTCGTCGCGGTCATAGCCGTAGTACCCGATCGCCGAAGCGGAGATCAGCACCGGGGTTCCGGTGCGC harbors:
- a CDS encoding NAD-dependent epimerase/dehydratase family protein, which codes for MKVSDLVVHLAWGFQPTRNARYLYEVGVRGTSAVLGASHSAGVSHLVHMSSLGTYAPGRFGQQVDESWSTAGLSTSSYSRAKAAAEKLLDDYEARHADGVGITRMRPGLIVQRNAAAGLQRYTLPAYIDPAWLRWLPVLPLDRSLVMSMIHTDDVADACVRAIERGALGAFNLAAEPPLTRDDIARTLGAKPFHVPARLLGPLVQASWLARLQPIDRGWFDMAFSAPLLNTGRARQELGWSPRWSSTDAFADLVDGLLHGKGMPSPVLWPRSLRTALMRDVSHGPVTTRKVP
- the crtI gene encoding phytoene desaturase family protein, which produces MRTVRGRTDRVVVVGAGFAGLAAALHLAGRGREVTVVERERWPGGRAGRRDIGGYLIDTGPTVLTMPDLIDEAFAAVGDSLSQRLDLLPLDPAYRAMFADGAAIDVHTDAERMAASVREFAGPQEAAGYRALRDWLDRLYRTEFDGFIAANFDSPLSMLTPQLARLAGLGGFRRWETMVKRYIADPRLRRVFTFQALYAGVAPQDALAVYAVIAYMDTVAGVFFPRGGVRALPDALAAAAADAGVQFRYGSTVTSLERSGDRVNAVVTAGGDRIACDAVVLTTELPLTYELLGRRPRRPLKLRAAPSAVVMHVGCPAIEPPPAHHTILFGDAWDQTFTDIIRDGELMRDPSLLVTRPTASDAGLAPAGHDLLYVLAPAPNLDRGRIDWSNTAEPYTQTMLEAVEQRLLPGLRDGAEVLHVDTPADWARAGMAAGSPFALAHTFGQTGPFRPANLIRGIDNAVLAGSSTTPGVGVPTTLISGRLAADRVTGVPERSTTQRIDLKAPLP
- a CDS encoding lycopene cyclase domain-containing protein codes for the protein MTGLGYTVPAVVSVLAVCAVEFTVLRTGLFRKLAYWLSMVIVLGFQVPVDGWLTKLSAPVVIYDERQTSGLRFPFDIPIEDFLFGFALVTGVLLVWEYQRVRR
- a CDS encoding phytoene/squalene synthase family protein, which produces MIRAELDAAGIDDPDLRAAYRDCRKIAAANGRTYFLATRLLAPDQRPAIHALYAFARVADDILDEFNPHLDSQARADRLQVLSDRFFAGGNQRDEPVLAAVDDTVARYQIPTELFVDFLDSMRMDLTVTRYPDRDALNRYMRGSAEVIGLQVLPVLGTVGGTDEAAPYAEALGRAFQLTNFLRDVDEDLLRDRIYLPADELAAHGVDRELMLWCHMHRQTDARVRDALAEQHKITREIYRFAAQGIELLAPRSRPCVTTALTLYSEILDRIEYSDFAVFSHRATVGKARRLQVAGGALFQSWRIRRSLPDGRRPGAA
- a CDS encoding lycopene cyclase domain-containing protein translates to MSDHWQYLIVLGLCLLITLPLEVFGKGVYRQPGRLVRAVVPFAVIFLVWDAIAIAAGIWWYNGKYITGIELPPRIPIEEVLFFLVIPVCGLLTYSAVSTILDWSRRR
- a CDS encoding polyprenyl synthetase family protein codes for the protein MALAEVTRKGAAALSSVDQFDDWRANLRHAVLAEVEEFVAARCADTLGDCGVDAAGQVLMEFVKGGKCLRSAFMYLGWLSGAPPNDAALSATASLELLHAFALLQDDVMDDSPSRRGLPAAHIQFEQWHHQRGLSGSSRRFGESAAVLLGDLCLIWAEQMLRDCGLSRGQLQRAWPRYDAMRTELAVGQFADLTLDIRKPPTLEAVLNVARLKSGNYTVRRPLEIGAAMAGCSEHTLARLGEYGSAVGEAFQLRDDILGIFGSPSTTGKPNGGDLLERKATSLMVAAFELADTSTRRQFAELIERAHLTDADLEHWRGLILATGAVQRIEGLITDRVQIAQQALDSSGIDGPIKGALAGMAGVCTRRAA